From the genome of Gemmatimonas phototrophica, one region includes:
- a CDS encoding type II and III secretion system protein family protein, with product MVWFSPSHVSARGKLVALAMAGLGALSPVAAVGAQATPPSAPASTTPIELIALSVGRALPLDFTSAVTQVTVANPGVADVVVLNERSVVLNAKALGETDVLLSGPAFGRRHLRVSVNQATEQRQIALGVKFAEVRKDALLELGVSGSYKSVNGSTDAGTGVLAPGASTSTGANRFLGALLNFGTQDITAFLDAQQQAGRARSLAEPTLIAGNREEATFLAGGELPIPVVQPGQGGQIFVVIQYRPYGVQLKFRGEVMSDSLIKLKVTPEVSTLDFTNAVLLSGFRIPAIRTRRVETTLDVRPGESLVISGLFNEERESIRTGVPGLMSLPIIGALFSSNRWQKNESELLVVVSPELFDPNVARSGRTLRFKPDSTMPAADAIKKRLPPE from the coding sequence ATGGTGTGGTTCTCGCCGTCTCACGTATCGGCTCGCGGTAAACTCGTGGCGCTGGCAATGGCCGGCCTCGGGGCCCTGTCTCCAGTTGCCGCGGTCGGCGCACAGGCTACCCCGCCCAGCGCTCCGGCGTCAACTACGCCCATTGAGCTCATTGCATTATCGGTTGGTCGCGCGTTGCCGCTCGACTTTACCTCGGCGGTCACACAGGTCACGGTGGCCAATCCGGGTGTGGCCGATGTCGTGGTGCTCAACGAGCGCAGCGTGGTCCTCAACGCCAAGGCCCTCGGCGAGACCGACGTACTGCTCTCCGGCCCGGCCTTCGGTCGTCGCCATTTGCGCGTATCGGTGAACCAGGCCACCGAACAGCGCCAGATTGCCCTTGGCGTCAAGTTCGCCGAAGTGCGCAAAGATGCGCTATTAGAACTCGGCGTGTCTGGCAGCTACAAGTCCGTGAATGGAAGCACCGACGCTGGTACGGGTGTGCTTGCTCCGGGGGCGAGTACATCAACCGGCGCGAATCGCTTCTTGGGCGCCTTGCTGAACTTCGGCACACAAGACATCACGGCATTCCTCGACGCCCAGCAGCAGGCCGGAAGGGCGCGCTCACTCGCCGAACCCACGCTCATTGCCGGCAATCGTGAGGAAGCGACCTTCCTCGCTGGTGGTGAGCTTCCCATTCCCGTAGTGCAGCCGGGGCAGGGCGGGCAGATCTTTGTGGTCATTCAGTATCGGCCCTACGGCGTACAGCTCAAGTTCCGCGGCGAAGTCATGTCCGATTCGCTCATCAAGCTGAAAGTCACCCCCGAAGTCTCAACGCTCGACTTCACCAATGCCGTGCTCTTGTCGGGCTTTCGTATCCCCGCCATCCGCACACGGCGCGTGGAAACCACGCTCGATGTACGGCCTGGCGAGAGCCTGGTCATCTCGGGGCTCTTCAATGAAGAGCGGGAATCCATTCGTACTGGCGTTCCAGGGCTCATGAGCCTTCCCATCATTGGAGCGCTCTTCTCCAGCAACCGGTGGCAGAAGAACGAGTCCGAGCTGCTCGTCGTGGTGTCGCCGGAACTGTTCGATCCCAACGTTGCCCGCAGTGGCCGTACGCTGCGCTTCAAGCCCGACAGCACCATGCCTGCTGCGGATGCGATCAAGAAGCGCCTGCCCCCCGAGTAA
- the cpaB gene encoding Flp pilus assembly protein CpaB, whose amino-acid sequence MFGDRRYRFVLYVALLVAGLATFGVYRVIDGMRASSRIATQSVVIASADIAEGEALTAATLAVVELPIAAVPAGSFTVPDSIVGRVSRIPIFKGEAIVPGRLAPEGTAGGIEVKIPPGKRAMSLRIDDVAGLSGMVQPNSRVDVMLTTGDSRGGGGQISKLFMSNMRVLSIGAQVTRGEDGRPINAPTATLEVFPEEAERLALAMREGSIQLVLRGYGDPDSVQTSGAKRENLLNGVTYQAAPAPAPVVRRPSVPRPAPVAPAPAPVTVPVPDKTDSVVVRVYRGVDMQQLRFEQARDSARRDSVRKAQLRRDSSLFRQQ is encoded by the coding sequence ATGTTCGGTGATCGCCGCTATCGTTTCGTTCTGTACGTTGCCTTATTGGTTGCCGGTCTCGCCACGTTTGGCGTGTACCGCGTGATTGATGGCATGCGTGCCAGCAGCCGCATCGCTACCCAAAGTGTGGTGATTGCGTCGGCCGATATCGCCGAAGGTGAGGCGTTAACCGCAGCTACACTGGCCGTGGTGGAACTGCCCATTGCGGCAGTCCCCGCCGGATCTTTCACGGTCCCCGACTCTATCGTTGGGCGGGTGTCGCGCATCCCGATTTTCAAGGGTGAGGCGATCGTGCCGGGTCGGCTGGCGCCGGAAGGGACCGCCGGCGGCATCGAAGTGAAGATTCCCCCCGGCAAGCGCGCCATGTCGCTGCGCATTGACGACGTTGCGGGACTGTCGGGCATGGTGCAGCCCAATTCACGCGTGGACGTCATGCTCACCACCGGCGATTCGCGTGGTGGTGGCGGGCAGATCTCCAAGCTCTTCATGAGCAATATGCGGGTGCTCTCCATTGGTGCCCAGGTTACGCGTGGCGAAGACGGCCGGCCCATCAATGCCCCCACCGCTACGCTTGAAGTCTTTCCGGAAGAGGCGGAGCGGCTCGCTCTCGCCATGCGTGAGGGCAGCATTCAGTTGGTGCTCCGTGGCTACGGCGATCCTGATTCCGTGCAGACCAGTGGCGCCAAGCGTGAGAATCTGCTCAACGGCGTGACCTATCAGGCGGCGCCGGCTCCGGCCCCGGTGGTGCGCCGTCCCTCGGTACCACGGCCAGCGCCAGTCGCGCCAGCACCGGCACCCGTAACCGTGCCGGTACCGGACAAGACGGACTCGGTGGTCGTGCGCGTCTATCGCGGCGTGGATATGCAACAGCTGCGCTTCGAACAGGCTCGCGACAGCGCTCGTCGCGATTCGGTGCGCAAGGCGCAACTGCGTCGTGACTCCAGCTTGTTCCGGCAACAGTAA
- a CDS encoding TadE/TadG family type IV pilus assembly protein produces the protein MMLRRFKTSRFVQELDAGPIVEFAIIVPVLVLILIGIIELAWAFNTRNSYVGAVREGARFAAVQPAAADPCTEYLAAIKAVVKSRVTAGVDSVPDAGITCAFQGGQDITVRIVNQPYVSRSGVSIPRFLTRAITLNASATFRWERAP, from the coding sequence ATGATGCTTCGACGATTCAAGACATCCCGGTTTGTACAGGAACTCGACGCCGGTCCGATCGTGGAGTTTGCGATCATTGTGCCCGTGCTGGTCCTCATTCTGATCGGGATCATCGAACTCGCTTGGGCTTTCAATACGCGTAACAGCTATGTCGGCGCCGTTCGGGAAGGTGCACGTTTCGCCGCAGTTCAACCCGCAGCGGCCGACCCCTGTACGGAATATCTCGCGGCTATCAAAGCGGTGGTTAAGTCTCGCGTCACCGCCGGGGTCGATTCTGTGCCGGATGCAGGTATCACGTGCGCCTTCCAGGGTGGGCAGGACATCACCGTCCGCATCGTCAATCAGCCTTATGTCAGCCGCTCAGGGGTCTCCATTCCGAGATTCCTGACGCGGGCCATTACGCTGAACGCGTCGGCAACATTCAGGTGGGAGCGTGCGCCGTGA
- a CDS encoding A24 family peptidase — protein sequence MISDVRVAAEGMVLGALLCAAAISDVRERRVTNGLNLIILLIGFVVSTLQVGLWSGVGHALSGVGVALLIWFPMFALRLMGAGDVKLIAAASTWLGWQGAIVATLATGVAGGVLGALWLVRSDGALSALHTVGTALRSPWLMKMRPFEPRERIPYAVAIATGVATAWWFVNGQQLLGGR from the coding sequence ATGATCTCTGATGTTCGCGTCGCCGCAGAAGGCATGGTGTTGGGTGCGTTGCTCTGTGCTGCGGCCATCAGTGATGTTCGTGAACGTCGCGTCACGAACGGCCTCAATCTGATCATCCTCCTCATCGGGTTTGTGGTATCGACACTCCAGGTTGGCCTCTGGTCCGGCGTGGGGCACGCGTTGTCTGGGGTTGGCGTCGCTTTGCTGATCTGGTTCCCCATGTTTGCGCTGCGACTCATGGGCGCCGGCGATGTGAAACTCATTGCGGCTGCCTCGACGTGGCTGGGGTGGCAGGGGGCGATCGTTGCCACGTTGGCAACGGGTGTGGCCGGCGGCGTGCTCGGTGCGCTCTGGCTGGTACGATCCGATGGCGCGCTCAGTGCCCTGCACACCGTGGGTACGGCGCTACGCTCTCCATGGCTGATGAAGATGAGACCTTTCGAGCCCCGTGAGCGTATTCCATATGCGGTGGCCATTGCAACAGGTGTAGCCACCGCATGGTGGTTCGTGAATGGGCAGCAGCTGCTCGGGGGGCGATGA
- a CDS encoding Flp family type IVb pilin yields MSAFNQTLRRFVAEEEGASLAEYALLLGVITVALIAVIQGFRNSISNIFQRTTNTLNSAS; encoded by the coding sequence ATGTCCGCATTCAATCAGACCCTCCGTCGTTTTGTTGCCGAAGAAGAAGGCGCCTCGCTCGCCGAATACGCGCTGCTCCTTGGCGTGATCACGGTGGCGCTCATCGCCGTCATTCAGGGCTTCCGCAATTCGATCTCGAACATCTTCCAGCGCACGACCAACACGCTCAACTCCGCGAGCTAA
- a CDS encoding Flp family type IVb pilin, with translation MSSLKNTLRRFVREEEGASLAEYALLLGVITVALIAVIQGFRNSISNIFERTTNTLNSAS, from the coding sequence ATGTCCAGCCTCAAGAACACGCTTCGCCGGTTTGTCCGTGAAGAAGAAGGTGCGTCGCTCGCCGAATACGCCCTGTTGCTTGGCGTGATCACGGTGGCGCTGATCGCCGTTATCCAGGGGTTCCGCAACTCCATTTCGAATATTTTCGAGCGCACCACCAATACGCTGAACTCGGCGTCGTAA
- a CDS encoding BrxA/BrxB family bacilliredoxin produces the protein MYPEQLLIPMRQELTRLGVEELRTVADVDAKLADQKGTALVVVNSVCGCAARNARPAIAMALQHATKPDVSTTVFAGQDREATDRARGYFVGYAPSSPSIALMKDGDVVFMLERYQIEGRSAQQIAADLTSAFDQFCTSGQPA, from the coding sequence ATGTATCCCGAACAGTTGCTCATCCCCATGCGTCAGGAGCTCACGCGCCTCGGCGTGGAAGAGCTGCGTACCGTGGCCGATGTGGACGCCAAGCTGGCCGATCAGAAGGGGACCGCGCTGGTGGTGGTGAACTCTGTTTGTGGCTGTGCGGCGCGGAACGCGCGGCCGGCCATTGCCATGGCGCTGCAGCATGCCACCAAGCCTGACGTGTCCACGACCGTCTTTGCCGGTCAGGATCGTGAGGCCACCGACCGGGCCCGTGGTTATTTCGTGGGCTACGCGCCGTCGTCGCCGAGCATTGCGCTTATGAAGGATGGGGATGTGGTGTTCATGCTGGAGCGGTACCAGATCGAAGGGCGCAGCGCGCAGCAGATTGCGGCCGACCTGACCAGCGCGTTCGACCAGTTCTGCACGTCTGGTCAGCCCGCCTGA
- a CDS encoding co-chaperone GroES family protein, with product MQASVGDYALFFRKAAVEITFENEQYLVVPQAAILALVREPREDIPDY from the coding sequence ATGCAGGCCTCGGTGGGCGACTACGCGCTGTTCTTCCGCAAGGCGGCCGTGGAAATCACGTTCGAAAACGAGCAGTACCTGGTGGTTCCGCAGGCCGCCATTCTGGCGCTGGTGCGAGAGCCCCGCGAAGATATTCCCGACTATTAA
- a CDS encoding serine/threonine-protein kinase gives MNTDALTWPEPAPSLARAVAGEFRLLREIGRGGMGVVFLAEDTQLQRRVAIKTLPPHLAADAAVRERFLREARTAAGLSHPNIVPIYSAAERERVVYFTMGYVHGESLAERLQREGAMEVNTALAVSRQLALALEAAHAAGVVHRDIKAENVLLDETGRVLVTDFGIARLSEAQPLTATGTVLGTVQYMSPEQVTGDTLDGRSDLYALGVLLYHLLTHRFPLERSMPSAVLVAHVNSAPTPMSTLRPDIPPAVDALVMQLLAKRPDQRVASARALLGQLDALGQEATTREGIPAVVPPARTPSAQSLSSADAQAVWARAAELQANTGMMVPPASFPAPVEGEPLTRGYNVGLVKDAAAEAGISSKYVERALAERDAAVAPVATVRVEEGPFLRKKVNAFLGAPTKLEFEGVVEGELTLDAFEDLADMARRSLGDILSVSAVGRTLTMNTNVMRGGQNGQGRQLQLTVSVRNGRTTVRVLEEFGGVAGGMFGGLVGGVGMALGGIAMGLIAKSGSPALGALVWASMASSLYALVRWGFVRHVGTKRQELRELVEELARFAQANVTSARGAQGVLPAGPPGRVTSTGSPSAGR, from the coding sequence ATGAACACCGACGCCCTCACCTGGCCTGAACCAGCCCCTTCGCTGGCCCGTGCCGTGGCCGGCGAGTTCCGGCTGCTGCGCGAGATTGGCCGCGGCGGCATGGGTGTCGTGTTTCTCGCCGAAGACACACAGTTGCAACGTCGTGTCGCCATCAAAACACTACCGCCGCATCTCGCCGCCGATGCCGCGGTGCGTGAACGCTTCCTGCGTGAAGCGCGTACGGCCGCCGGTCTGTCACACCCCAACATCGTCCCCATCTATTCCGCGGCCGAGCGCGAGCGCGTGGTGTATTTCACGATGGGGTATGTGCATGGCGAATCACTGGCCGAACGGCTGCAGCGTGAGGGAGCCATGGAGGTGAACACTGCGCTGGCGGTGTCGCGTCAGCTGGCCCTCGCGCTTGAGGCGGCGCATGCGGCAGGGGTGGTGCACCGCGACATCAAGGCGGAGAACGTGCTGCTCGACGAAACCGGTCGCGTGTTGGTGACCGATTTCGGGATTGCCCGGCTCAGTGAGGCGCAACCGCTCACCGCCACCGGCACCGTGCTGGGTACCGTGCAGTACATGAGCCCCGAACAGGTCACTGGCGATACGCTCGACGGGCGCAGTGATCTGTACGCGCTGGGCGTGCTGCTGTATCACCTGCTCACGCACCGCTTTCCTTTAGAACGTTCCATGCCGTCGGCGGTGCTGGTGGCGCATGTGAACAGTGCGCCCACCCCCATGTCCACCTTACGCCCCGACATTCCGCCGGCGGTGGACGCGCTGGTCATGCAGTTGCTGGCCAAGCGTCCCGATCAACGGGTGGCGTCGGCGCGGGCGCTGTTGGGACAACTCGATGCGCTTGGCCAGGAAGCAACCACGCGGGAGGGGATTCCTGCGGTCGTGCCGCCCGCCCGCACGCCGTCGGCGCAGTCGTTGTCGTCGGCCGATGCGCAGGCGGTGTGGGCCCGGGCGGCCGAGTTGCAGGCGAATACGGGGATGATGGTGCCGCCCGCCAGCTTTCCCGCGCCGGTGGAGGGGGAGCCGCTCACGCGCGGCTACAACGTGGGGCTGGTGAAAGATGCTGCCGCCGAAGCGGGCATTAGCTCCAAGTATGTGGAGCGGGCGCTGGCCGAGCGCGATGCGGCGGTCGCCCCCGTGGCGACCGTGCGCGTGGAGGAGGGGCCATTCCTCAGGAAGAAAGTGAACGCGTTTTTGGGGGCGCCCACCAAGCTGGAATTTGAAGGGGTCGTGGAAGGCGAGCTCACCCTGGACGCGTTCGAGGATCTGGCCGACATGGCCCGACGGTCGCTTGGCGACATTCTGAGTGTGAGTGCTGTGGGACGGACGCTGACCATGAATACCAACGTCATGCGCGGTGGGCAGAACGGGCAGGGGCGGCAGCTGCAATTGACGGTGTCGGTGCGCAATGGACGCACCACAGTGCGGGTGCTGGAGGAATTCGGGGGAGTCGCCGGGGGGATGTTCGGGGGGCTCGTGGGCGGCGTTGGTATGGCCTTGGGAGGCATTGCCATGGGGTTGATCGCCAAAAGCGGGTCACCGGCGCTGGGCGCACTTGTCTGGGCGTCCATGGCTTCTTCCCTGTATGCCCTGGTTCGCTGGGGCTTTGTGCGGCACGTGGGCACCAAGCGGCAGGAATTGCGCGAGCTGGTGGAGGAGCTCGCGCGATTTGCCCAGGCAAATGTCACGTCGGCTCGTGGTGCCCAGGGGGTCCTGCCAGCAGGTCCTCCCGGGCGTGTGACCTCCACTGGTAGCCCTTCCGCCGGCCGCTAA